Proteins encoded by one window of Lathyrus oleraceus cultivar Zhongwan6 chromosome 1, CAAS_Psat_ZW6_1.0, whole genome shotgun sequence:
- the LOC127119990 gene encoding uncharacterized protein LOC127119990 isoform X1, translating to MAYSGINLVFHHGSMFHHESTTSLAKPVRLCASSHLLSATCPVTSACKPLCRRCSCKTKRLVVRCCSISEFVVSSDANYGNKQVISLTPRLYDYLLKNVREPEILRQLRVETASMRGSQMQVSPDQAQLLAMLVQILGAERCIEVGVYTGYSSLAIALVLPESGRLVACERDAKSLDVAKKYYQLAGVSHKVDVKLGLAADSLESLIMNGEVGSYDFAFIDAEKRMTAKYFEMLLQLVRVGGLIVIDNVLWHGKVVDPLVSDSKTNSIRNFNQRLIGDKRVSISMVPIGDGMTICRKIQNYIS from the exons ATGGCATATAGTGGCATCAATTTGGTGTTTCATCATGGCTCAATGTTCCATCACGAATCTACAACTTCTTTAGCCAAACCCGTCAGACTATGCGCAAGCTCTCATTTGCTTTCTGCAACCTGCCCTGTCACAAGTGCCTGTAAACCCCTCTGTCGGCGGTGCAGCTGCAAAACGAAACGGCTTGTTGTAAGGTGTTGTTCAATCAGTGAGTTTGTTGTTTCTAGTGATGCAAATTACGGCAATAAGCAGGTTATTAGTCTCACGCCTCGTCTTTATGATTATTTGCTCAAAAATGTTCGAGAACCAGAG ATTCTAAGGCAACTGCGAGTGGAGACGGCATCTATGCGTGGAAGTCAGATGCAG GTGTCTCCTGATCAGGCACAGCTACTTGCAATGCTCGTGCAGATTCTTGGAGCGGAAAGGTGTATTGAAGTCGGTGTTTATACT GGTTACTCATCACTAGCCATAGCATTAGTCCTGCCAGAATCAGGTCGTTTAGTTGCCTGTGAAAGAGATGCCAAATCTCTTGATGTTGCTAAGAAGTATTATCAACTTGCTGGTGTTTCACATAAG GTTGATGTAAAACTTGGACTTGCAGCGGATTCCCTAGAATCTCTAATTATGAATGGTGAAGTAGGAAG CTATGACTTTGCATTTATTGATGCTGAGAAAAGGATGACTGCGAAATATTTTGAGATGCTACTACAACTA GTGAGGGTTGGAGGTCTTATTGTAATTGATAATGTCCTTTGGCATGGAAAAGTTGTTGATCCATTG GTAAGTGACTCTAAAACTAACAGCATTAGAAATTTTAATCAACGGTTAATCGGAGACAAGCGTGTAAGCATCAGTATG GTGCCTATTGGAGATGGGATGACAATCTGTCGGAAAATTCAGAATTATATATCTTAA
- the LOC127119990 gene encoding uncharacterized protein LOC127119990 isoform X2, with translation MAYSGINLVFHHGSMFHHESTTSLAKPVRLCASSHLLSATCPVTSACKPLCRRCSCKTKRLVVRCCSISEFVVSSDANYGNKQILRQLRVETASMRGSQMQVSPDQAQLLAMLVQILGAERCIEVGVYTGYSSLAIALVLPESGRLVACERDAKSLDVAKKYYQLAGVSHKVDVKLGLAADSLESLIMNGEVGSYDFAFIDAEKRMTAKYFEMLLQLVRVGGLIVIDNVLWHGKVVDPLVSDSKTNSIRNFNQRLIGDKRVSISMVPIGDGMTICRKIQNYIS, from the exons ATGGCATATAGTGGCATCAATTTGGTGTTTCATCATGGCTCAATGTTCCATCACGAATCTACAACTTCTTTAGCCAAACCCGTCAGACTATGCGCAAGCTCTCATTTGCTTTCTGCAACCTGCCCTGTCACAAGTGCCTGTAAACCCCTCTGTCGGCGGTGCAGCTGCAAAACGAAACGGCTTGTTGTAAGGTGTTGTTCAATCAGTGAGTTTGTTGTTTCTAGTGATGCAAATTACGGCAATAAGCAG ATTCTAAGGCAACTGCGAGTGGAGACGGCATCTATGCGTGGAAGTCAGATGCAG GTGTCTCCTGATCAGGCACAGCTACTTGCAATGCTCGTGCAGATTCTTGGAGCGGAAAGGTGTATTGAAGTCGGTGTTTATACT GGTTACTCATCACTAGCCATAGCATTAGTCCTGCCAGAATCAGGTCGTTTAGTTGCCTGTGAAAGAGATGCCAAATCTCTTGATGTTGCTAAGAAGTATTATCAACTTGCTGGTGTTTCACATAAG GTTGATGTAAAACTTGGACTTGCAGCGGATTCCCTAGAATCTCTAATTATGAATGGTGAAGTAGGAAG CTATGACTTTGCATTTATTGATGCTGAGAAAAGGATGACTGCGAAATATTTTGAGATGCTACTACAACTA GTGAGGGTTGGAGGTCTTATTGTAATTGATAATGTCCTTTGGCATGGAAAAGTTGTTGATCCATTG GTAAGTGACTCTAAAACTAACAGCATTAGAAATTTTAATCAACGGTTAATCGGAGACAAGCGTGTAAGCATCAGTATG GTGCCTATTGGAGATGGGATGACAATCTGTCGGAAAATTCAGAATTATATATCTTAA